A genomic window from Exiguobacterium acetylicum DSM 20416 includes:
- a CDS encoding chemotaxis protein CheW: MEQKWVVFQLEDNAYGIDVQSVRSIERLIPITRIPNAASYVKGVINLRGVVTPVIDLRARLGFELMEETEETRIIIATLEHGDAGFIVDRANEVVESTDVRIEPLSEQKQEDASYLTAVAKGDQQLFSLIEPNRLFEDIVHA; encoded by the coding sequence ATGGAACAAAAATGGGTTGTTTTTCAATTAGAAGATAATGCATACGGTATTGATGTACAGTCTGTTCGTTCAATCGAACGGCTCATCCCGATCACACGGATTCCGAACGCTGCATCCTATGTCAAAGGAGTCATCAATTTGCGAGGTGTCGTCACCCCCGTGATTGACCTGCGTGCCCGTCTTGGATTCGAATTAATGGAAGAAACGGAAGAAACACGCATCATCATCGCCACTTTGGAGCATGGGGACGCTGGATTCATCGTCGACCGGGCAAACGAAGTCGTCGAATCAACGGATGTTCGGATTGAACCGCTCAGTGAACAAAAGCAGGAGGATGCCTCGTATTTGACTGCAGTCGCAAAAGGCGATCAGCAATTGTTTTCGTTGATTGAACCGAATCGCTTATTTGAGGACATCGTTCATGCTTAA